Proteins from one Oncorhynchus masou masou isolate Uvic2021 chromosome 12, UVic_Omas_1.1, whole genome shotgun sequence genomic window:
- the LOC135550578 gene encoding uncharacterized protein LOC135550578, with product MILQFSNHSSCPCLFQMSVWWQVLFLQFFLTLSCVYPCCASPPGLLKSYSYSLKSIRCTHTRVQQLLKRYKEEQLDNKQFEDRSLEWQTLPSLSTDFYHWLQMKDWERLSAASQDLHTFWAHLDMKRREIEREEVGQGAAHRMGSRGKPKPSIPERIQHILTDLRDLMTKVNFQLRCVNSSNVSPTSPPALTRAVSPPSSHQAPSKSLWTSRLEGYVILRDLERYLTKLARDFILLKTKHRGPPGT from the exons ATGATTTTGCAATTTAGCAATCACTCATCCTGTCCCTGTCTCTTCCAGATGTCTGTTTGGTGGCAGGTTCTGTTTCTCCAGTTTTTCCTTACCCTGAGCTGTGTGTACCCATGTTGTGCATCCCCTCCAGGCCTACTCAAGTCCTACTCATACTCCCTCAAATCCATCAGATGCACCCACACTCGGGTACAGCAGCTGCTCAAGAGATAT AAGGAGGAGCAGTTGGATAACAAGCAGTTTGAGGACAGAAGTCTGGAGTGGCAGACCCTACCCTCCCTCTCCACAGACTTCTACCACTGGCTTCAGATGAAG GACTGGGAGCGTCTGAGTGCTGCCTCTCAAGACCTGCACACCTTCTGGGCTCACCTGGACATGAAgagaagggagatagagagggaggaggttggACAGGGGGCAGCCCACAGGATGGGGAGCAGGGGCAAGCCAAAACCCAGCATACCTGAGAGAATACAGCACATTCTGACAGACCTGCGGGATCTCATGACAAAAGTCAACTTTCAG TTGAGATGTGTGAACAGCTCCAATGTGAGCCccacctctccccctgccctgACCCGTGCAGTGAGCCCTCCCTCCAGCCACCAGGCCCCATCAAAGTCCCTGTGGACCAGCCGCCTGGAGGGCTACGTCATCCTCAGGGACCTGGAGCGCTACCTCACCAAGCTGGCCAGAGACTTCATCCTCCTGAAGACCAAACACAGAGGTCCTCCAGGTACCTAG